From the Homo sapiens chromosome 1, GRCh38.p14 Primary Assembly genome, one window contains:
- the MAP1LC3C gene encoding microtubule-associated protein 1 light chain 3 gamma: MPPPQKIPSVRPFKQRKSLAIRQEEVAGIRAKFPNKIPVVVERYPRETFLPPLDKTKFLVPQELTMTQFLSIIRSRMVLRATEAFYLLVNNKSLVSMSATMAEIYRDYKDEDGFVYMTYASQETFGCLESAAPRDGSSLEDRPCNPL, encoded by the exons ATGCCGCCTCCACAGAAAATCCCAAGCGTCAGACCCTTCAAGCAGAGGAAAAGCTTGG caatcagacaagaggaagTTGCTGGAATCCGGGCAAAGTTCCCCAACAAAATCCCG GTGGTAGTGGAGCGCTACCCCAGGGAGACGTTCCTGCCCCCGCTGGACAAAACCAAGTTCCTGGTCCCGCAGGAGCTGACCATGACCCAGTTCCTCAGCATCATCCG GAGCCGCATGGTCCTGAGAGCCACGGAAGCCTTTTACTTGCTGGTGAACAACAAGAGCCTGGTCAGCATGAGCGCAACCATGGCAGAGATCTACAGAGACTACAAGGATGAGGATGGCTTCGTGTACATGACCTACGCctcccaggagacatttggctgCCTGGAGTCAGCAGCCCCCAGGGATGGGAGCAGCCTTGAGGACAGACCCTGCAATCCTCTCTAG